A DNA window from Thiothrix subterranea contains the following coding sequences:
- a CDS encoding reverse transcriptase domain-containing protein, whose product MPAASQTGRDSKPNGGVRLLGIPTVNDRLIQQAIVQRLQPLVDPSFSEHSYGFRPHRSAHHAIRAVQGFIRRGDRYAVDIDLSKFFDNVDHDLLMHRLGKRVNDPHVLTLIGKYLRAGVSHHGNIEATHGVSPKVVHCRHCWQTSCSTTLTGFWNVKATGSPVTPTTS is encoded by the coding sequence TTGCCCGCAGCCAGTCAGACGGGTAGAGATTCCAAACCGAACGGCGGTGTCCGTTTGCTGGGTATTCCCACCGTCAACGACCGGCTGATCCAGCAAGCCATCGTACAACGCCTGCAACCGTTGGTTGACCCCAGCTTCTCGGAACACAGCTACGGCTTCCGTCCGCACCGTTCAGCCCACCACGCCATCAGGGCGGTACAAGGCTTCATCCGGCGCGGCGACCGTTACGCCGTGGACATCGACCTGTCGAAATTCTTCGACAACGTAGACCACGACCTGCTGATGCACCGGCTGGGCAAACGGGTCAACGACCCGCATGTTCTTACCCTGATCGGCAAATACCTGCGGGCAGGTGTCAGCCACCACGGCAACATCGAAGCCACCCACGGGGTGTCCCCCAAGGTGGTCCACTGTCGCCACTGTTGGCAAACATCCTGCTCGACGACCTTGACCGGTTTCTGGAACGTAAAGGCTACCGGTTCGCCCGTTACGCCGACGACTTCGTGA
- a CDS encoding group II intron maturase-specific domain-containing protein: MANILLDDLDRFLERKGYRFARYADDFVIGAKTLAEGQRIKTEVETFLQTLKLPVNADKSSVLPMNELCFLGCQFRGLHLIWSPASLAAFKHRIRQLTNRSWGVSWEYRYRKLKEYLTGWMNYFALVIFDPVERLDYWIRRRIRMCYLKQWRKPRTRIRNLIKLGVPERLAVSIGLSSKGYYRLAKTKAMQMGLSNRWLKEQGLVSLKDQWVKCRYPNG, translated from the coding sequence TTGGCAAACATCCTGCTCGACGACCTTGACCGGTTTCTGGAACGTAAAGGCTACCGGTTCGCCCGTTACGCCGACGACTTCGTGATTGGCGCAAAAACCCTTGCAGAAGGGCAGCGCATCAAAACTGAAGTCGAAACCTTTCTGCAAACCCTCAAGTTGCCGGTCAACGCCGACAAAAGCAGCGTCCTGCCGATGAACGAACTCTGCTTCCTCGGCTGCCAGTTCCGGGGACTCCACCTTATCTGGAGTCCTGCGAGTCTGGCAGCCTTCAAGCACCGTATTCGCCAACTGACCAACCGCTCGTGGGGCGTCAGTTGGGAATACCGCTACCGGAAGCTGAAGGAATACCTCACCGGCTGGATGAACTACTTTGCTCTGGTCATCTTTGACCCGGTGGAACGGCTGGACTACTGGATACGGCGCAGAATCCGCATGTGCTACCTCAAGCAATGGCGGAAACCGCGCACCCGCATCCGCAACCTGATCAAGCTGGGCGTCCCGGAACGGTTGGCGGTCAGCATCGGGTTGAGTTCCAAAGGCTACTACCGGCTGGCAAAGACCAAGGCCATGCAAATGGGGCTGTCGAATCGCTGGCTGAAGGAACAAGGGTTAGTGTCGCTCAAGGATCAATGGGTCAAGTGCCGTTATCCCAACGGCTGA
- a CDS encoding DUF3987 domain-containing protein yields MTAPLKPSSPGLGSTVIEYPAGAKRQQSAPEPKAAPVHKLDLLKHIPDCMFKRYVIDVAKMTRIPANTSFLVGLGIVSTVTARCFVVSYEERGYLPLGLYILAEHDSGTGKSWMLKTYQSPVFSSVKALVSDWKSRKQAAEAAKEDFYEPFPNFSYDTDVTPEGLDQTLSATNGYFALASAEKGLANSISGASYGAGKTNNDLWLKGCNAEHHGSKRKGRGGYTGDVVGAVVNIAQPGLVQTILTQSDHSGAAERCLMISEESLLGTRKHGREYRHFPNEGDQGAYNRIMQGLTVLATQNQPVEQLPGYRLSREDWDKVYTLQNEVEPHTISGGKYSSQTLKSIVGKVDIQIMKIAANLAVLDECPPGLIPSQWVDSAIGIVRDMLEYTYRLLIELDVIGTNALEDSVIAYLSEKRTATRRQFHQAKHKAKPWSELPKAAAGQAMRDTIDGLIDKGIVGEFEEFDASGKRAAILKLIA; encoded by the coding sequence CAGCGGGCGCTAAACGTCAACAATCCGCACCAGAGCCGAAAGCAGCACCAGTGCATAAGCTGGATTTGTTGAAACACATCCCCGATTGCATGTTTAAGCGATACGTCATAGACGTGGCGAAAATGACCCGTATACCCGCGAATACCAGCTTTTTGGTAGGGCTTGGCATTGTGTCGACTGTAACGGCACGGTGCTTTGTGGTGAGCTATGAGGAGCGCGGATACTTGCCTTTAGGCTTATACATTCTCGCAGAACATGACAGTGGTACGGGTAAAAGCTGGATGCTTAAAACGTATCAATCGCCTGTTTTTTCCAGCGTGAAGGCGCTTGTATCCGACTGGAAGAGCCGCAAACAGGCAGCGGAAGCGGCAAAAGAAGATTTTTATGAGCCATTCCCTAACTTTTCGTATGACACCGATGTGACGCCGGAAGGGTTAGACCAAACGCTATCAGCAACAAATGGATATTTTGCGCTTGCCAGTGCTGAAAAAGGGCTGGCTAACTCAATCAGCGGCGCAAGTTATGGCGCTGGCAAAACCAATAATGATTTATGGCTGAAAGGTTGCAATGCTGAACATCACGGCAGCAAGCGGAAAGGGCGCGGCGGGTATACTGGTGATGTTGTGGGCGCAGTCGTGAACATTGCGCAACCCGGCTTAGTGCAAACCATCCTCACCCAAAGCGACCATTCAGGCGCGGCGGAACGTTGCCTGATGATTTCCGAAGAATCCCTATTAGGCACACGCAAGCATGGGCGCGAATATCGCCACTTTCCCAATGAGGGCGACCAAGGCGCATACAATCGCATCATGCAGGGCTTAACGGTACTGGCAACCCAAAACCAACCCGTTGAACAACTGCCCGGCTATCGGCTATCCCGTGAGGACTGGGACAAGGTTTATACACTACAAAATGAGGTAGAGCCGCACACGATCAGCGGCGGCAAATACAGCAGTCAAACCCTAAAAAGCATTGTCGGCAAGGTCGATATTCAAATCATGAAAATCGCCGCAAACCTTGCTGTATTGGATGAATGCCCACCGGGATTAATCCCTAGTCAGTGGGTAGATTCGGCTATAGGCATTGTTCGGGATATGTTGGAGTACACCTATCGTCTGTTGATAGAGCTTGATGTGATCGGCACGAATGCCCTTGAAGATTCCGTTATTGCCTACCTATCCGAAAAACGCACGGCAACACGTCGGCAATTCCATCAGGCCAAACACAAAGCAAAGCCGTGGTCAGAATTACCCAAAGCAGCGGCGGGGCAAGCCATGCGCGATACCATCGACGGATTGATAGACAAGGGTATCGTGGGTGAGTTTGAGGAGTTCGACGCAAGCGGCAAGAGAGCCGCCATTTTGAAACTGATAGCGTGA